In a genomic window of Diorhabda carinulata isolate Delta chromosome 8, icDioCari1.1, whole genome shotgun sequence:
- the LOC130897554 gene encoding uncharacterized protein LOC130897554, which yields MYKLIPVIFILSALQFTNCIDITDFGPNLMKDYKRIHDNCVALTGATDGMIGEVKDGVFNDENDIIKEYTACIWLNVGVIDSKLNMNLEKMAYYWPSKISPDQISIYATCIKNAREETKLTTTVEKIWGIAKCIEDEIPEDHIFF from the exons ATGTATAAACTAATTCCAgtcatatttatattatctgCTCTGCAGTTTACGAATTGCATTGATATAACA gATTTTGGGCCAAATTTGATGAAGGATTATAAAAGGATACATGATAATTGTGTTGCATTAACCGGAGCTACGGATGGAATGATAGGAGAAGTTAAAGATGGAGTTTTCAACGATGAGAACGATATCATTAAG GAATATACAGCTTGCATTTGGTTGAACGTGGGAGTG atcgACAGTAAACTGAATATGAACTTAGAGAAAATGGCGTACTACTGGCCATCAAAAATTTCCCCAGATCAAATTTCCATCTACGCTACTTGTATCAAAAATGCAAGAGAAG AGACTAAACTAACAACAACTGTAGAGAAGATATGGGGGATTGCCAAATGTATTGAAGATGAAATTCCAGAG gatcacatttttttttaa
- the LOC130897555 gene encoding juvenile hormone esterase-like translates to MHALNLFLFICILKSVILTAKGGYIQISIREGSIIGKTGITHNLNKKYYAFQGIPYAEPPERFEVAVPKKPWKDVLNCTYDKSECVQGLEEITGSEDCLFLSVYTTNLTSTSAVIIWIHGGRFFSGNASYEYANPENFLDEDLVVVSIQYRLGVFGFLSTEDLNCPGNFGLKDQVLALEWVQKNIQYFGGDKKNVTIFGQSAGAISVALHLTSEKSKGLFKGAIMNSGVSISSLALTRNALKTAYTIGSSPTSTKLLVQRLKTMEYRSLQMESTSVVMSNPGLFELPFGPVIEPPHPTAFLTKRSDELLVKGNFSKVPMLLGFTSNEMMIWQSVKIPITKDGIEEQIPLLSYLHSQTGPFYDSNLSLLVPTGIHSNRNLTEAGFKIKSKFWVNKSISSSVEDLIQFRNVDQYVRPINRFVKNVCKYDPQIYYYIFSYQGKLPGVSSEGVAHCDDILYFFNSDTNHSKEDDEMIKKVVKMWANFCKFGEPIPYRDLFLENANWESACSTQVPYLFNINSTMSKIDNPYQELLDFYESKIFDVYGQGVYDTY, encoded by the exons ATGCACGCTCTCaatctatttctatttatatgcATTCTAAAAAGTGTTATTTTGACCGCGAAAGGAGGG tatattcaaatttctattaGAGAAGGATCTATCATAGGAAAAACAGGTATCActcataatttgaataaaaaatattacgcATTTCAAGGAATACCTTATGCAGAACCACCTGAAAGATTTGAA GTGGCAGTTCCTAAGAAACCATGGAAAGATGTCTTGAATTGTACATACGATAAATCAGAATGTGTACAAGGCTTAGAAGAAATAACCGGCTCGGaagattgtttatttttgagtgtttataCAACAAAT CTAACTAGTACATCAGCAGTAATCATTTGGATACATGGTGGTAGATTTTTCAGTGGAAACGCTTCTTATGAATACGCCAATCCCGAAAACTTCTTAGATGAAGATTTGGTGGTGGTTTCAATTCAATATAGACTAGGTGTTTTCGGATTTCTGAGTACTGAAGATCTCAACTGTCCTGGTAATTTTGGGCTCAAGGATCAAGTATTGGCACTTGAATGGGTGcagaaaaacattcaatattttggtGGAGATAAGAAAAATGTTACCATTTTTGGTCAAAGTGCAGGTGCTATATCAGTTGCTCTTCATTTAACTTCCGAGAAATCAAAAG gGTTATTCAAAGGAGCAATCATGAATAGCGGAGTATCCATATCTTCATTAGCACTCACAAGAAACGCGCTAAAAACTGCGTATACTATTGGCAGCTCACCAACCTCGACGAAGTTATTGGTACAACGATTGAAAACGATGGAATATAGAAGTTTACAAATGGAATCAACTTCTGTTGTGATG TCAAATCCAGGTTTGTTCGAGCTACCTTTTGGTCCTGTAATAGAACCTCCTCATCCAACTGCTTTTTTGACCAAAAGAAGTGATGAATTATTGGTAAAGGGTAATTTTAGCAAAGTTCCAATGCTGTTGGGATTCACTTCCAACGAAATGATGATATGGCAAAGTGTTAAAATTCCAATAACAAAAGACGGAATTGAAGAACAGATACCTT taCTTTCATATCTGCATAGTCAAACTGGACCATTTTATGATTCGAATCTTAGTTTACTGGTACCTACTGGTATTCACTCTAATAGAAATCTAACAGAAGCaggtttcaaaataaaatccaaGTTTTGGGTGAATAAATCGATCAGTTCGTCAGTAGAGGATTTGATACAG TTTAGAAATGTAGATCAGTATGTGAGACCTATCAATAGATTCGTGAAAAATGTGTGCAAATATGATCCACAGATCTATTACTATATTTTCAGCTACCAAGGAAAACTTCCAGGAGTAAGTTCAGAAG GTGTAGCACATTGCGACgatattctctattttttcaattcggATACAAATCACTCCAAAGAAGAtgatgaaatgataaaaaaagtagtCAAGATGTGGGCAAACTTTTGCAAATTTGG GGAACCAATTCCTTACCGTGATCTGTTTCTCGAAAATGCCAACTGGGAATCTGCTTGTAGTACACAAGTtccatatttattcaatatcaaCTCTACAATGTCAAAAATCGACAATCCATATCAAGAACTACTGGATTTTtatgaaagtaaaatatttgatgtatATGGGCAAGGTGTATATGAtacttattga
- the LOC130897556 gene encoding uncharacterized protein LOC130897556 isoform X1: MNRIILFAALSIGIASCYIAEADYGPKLQKLAKETHENCFEKTGATRAEIERVQQGKFDDDLKIKEYTRCLWLYTKAINENFELNEKLLDETLPEKIKDEQLNVIKECREEIISKASTDLTLLDKTYALTKCLYDKKPENWFFF, from the exons ATGAACAGAATTATTCTATTCGCAGCTCTCAGTATTGGTATTGCTAGTTGTTATATTGCCGAAGCG GATTATGGTCCTAAACTGCAAAAGTTGGCCAAAGAAACTCATGAAAATTGCTTTGAAAAGACTGGTGCTACACGAGCAGAAATAGAAAGAGTTCAGCAAGGAAAATTTGAtgatgatttgaaaattaag GAATACACTAGATGTTTGTGGTTGTACACCAAAGCG atcaatgaaaattttgaactcAATGAGAAATTATTGGATGAAACTTTACCTGAGAAAATCAAAGACGAGCAACTCAATGTTATAAAGGAATGTCGTGAAGAAATTATATCAAAAg CCTCGACCGATCTTACTTTATTAGATAAGACGTACGCATTAACGAAATGTCTTTATGATAAAAAACCTGAG AATTGGTTCTTCTTCTAA
- the LOC130897556 gene encoding uncharacterized protein LOC130897556 isoform X2 translates to MNRIILFAALSIGIASCYIAEADYGPKLQKLAKETHENCFEKTGATRAEIERVQQGKFDDDLKIKEYTRCLWLYTKAINENFELNEKLLDETLPEKIKDEQLNVIKECREEIISKGLLRIAF, encoded by the exons ATGAACAGAATTATTCTATTCGCAGCTCTCAGTATTGGTATTGCTAGTTGTTATATTGCCGAAGCG GATTATGGTCCTAAACTGCAAAAGTTGGCCAAAGAAACTCATGAAAATTGCTTTGAAAAGACTGGTGCTACACGAGCAGAAATAGAAAGAGTTCAGCAAGGAAAATTTGAtgatgatttgaaaattaag GAATACACTAGATGTTTGTGGTTGTACACCAAAGCG atcaatgaaaattttgaactcAATGAGAAATTATTGGATGAAACTTTACCTGAGAAAATCAAAGACGAGCAACTCAATGTTATAAAGGAATGTCGTGAAGAAATTATATCAAAAg GACTTTTGAGAATCGCATTTTAA